From Toxorhynchites rutilus septentrionalis strain SRP chromosome 2, ASM2978413v1, whole genome shotgun sequence, a single genomic window includes:
- the LOC129769569 gene encoding all trans-polyprenyl-diphosphate synthase PDSS2-like, which translates to MSLSRLYGLRSNLRAVIKCGSAGCRGSVGNVRLVSSSSSVAFEKQAAGAATVVAAKPVQKQHDWNRAVSEAEKIVGYPTSFLSLRWLLSDEIANVALHLRKLVGSNHPLLKTAKILIYNGKNNMQAWGLIVLLISKAAGHAPSIPDLEQDKSAGVLHSQRALAEVTEMIRTSHLVHQGLVNLQPLANAGNELSGDSEMIFGNKIALLSGDYLLGNACLQLAGLRNQELIELISSSVRDLAESNFVGDRDPQNNPLPSKPEPKSTSDVQSGDDLGFGDLEDNTQPLNIKDVLGHPEKEWSLRHILGAGSLLGKSCQGALILAGQPVKLQKQGYLFGKHLSLAWQACIDLEPFSSPNLPAGHRFSLISAPVLFHLEHDPTLYEEIKKGRDSVDNIDYARIHSEVNKGPGLEKTRDLQKKHSLAAMAVLNELPPTDARTALQNIILAMQDL; encoded by the exons ATGTCTCTCAGCCGACTTTACGGTCTGCGATCAAATTTGCGCGCCGTGATCAAATGTGGTTCCGCGGGCTGTCGTGGTTCTGTAGGAAATGTCCGATTGGTCAGCAGCTCCAGCTCGGTGGCCTTCGAGAAGCAAGCTGCAGGAGCAGCAACCGTGGTAGCAGCTAAGCCCGTTCAGAAACAGCACGACTGGAACCGAGCCGTGAGTGAGGCGGAAAAAATCGTCGGCTATCCGACGTCCTTCCTGAGTCTCCGCTGGCTGCTCAGCGATGAGATTGCTAACGTGGCATTGCATCTCCGGAAGCTGGTCGGAAGCAACCATCCGTTGCTGAAAACGGCAAA AATCCTCATCTACAATGGTAAAAACAACATGCAAGCCTGGGGCCTCATTGTGCTGCTCATCTCGAAGGCAGCTGGTCACGCACCCTCGATTCCGGATCTGGAACAGGACAAAAGTGCTGGCGTGTTGCACTCGCAGCGCGCTCTCGCCGAGGTCACCGAAATGATCCGCACGTCGCATTTGGTACATCAGGGCTTAGTCAATCTGCAGCCACTGGCAAATGCCGGAAACGAACTCAGCGGGGACAGTGAGATGATCTTTGGGAACAAGATTGCGCTGCTCAGTGGAGACTATCTGCTGGGGAATGCTTGTTTACAGCTGGCGGGTTTGAGAAATCAGGAACTGATTGAACTGATTTCTTCGTCCGTTAGGGATTTGGCCGAGTCTAATTTTGTGGGTGATCGGGATCCGCAGAATAATCCGCTGCCTTCGAAGCCGGAACCAAAGTCGACGAGTGACGTACAGTCTGGTGACGATTTGGGATTCGGAGATTTGGAAGACAATACTCAGCCGCTGAATATCAAAGATGTACTGGGACATCCGGAAAAGGAGTGGTCTTTGCGTCACATTCTTGGTGCTGGAAGTTTGCTCGGCAAAAGTTGTCAGGGTGCATTGATCCTTGCGGGACAACCGGTTAAGCTGCAGAAACAAGGATACTTGTTCGGGAAGCACCTTTCGTTAGCATGGCAAGCGTGTATCGATCTAGAGCCATTCAGCAGTCCTAATTTGCCAGCAG GACATCGTTTCAGCCTTATATCCGCTCCAGTACTCTTCCATTTGGAACACGACCCAACCCTGTACGAGGAGATCAAGAAGGGTCGTGATTCTGTAGACAATATCGACTATGCGAGAATCCACAGCGAGGTGAATAAAGGACCAGGATTGGAGAAGACCCGTGATCTGCAGAAGAAGCACAGCCTGGCTGCGATGGCTGTATTGAATGAGTTACCTCCAACGGACGCCCGGACGGCGCTGCAAAACATTATACTGGCGATGCAAGATTTATAG
- the LOC129766956 gene encoding zinc finger protein 333, producing the protein MYPATPSPPMLLSRNSLGPQLVPFVPKCNLELGLSFSQQDESIISVCALGYLPVDSVSKAYPVEEICQKTAVPAGRRVTIRKSSSTGLLTPNEADSVMKSCNWIRSIKLASDVRSYNAVLELTSNQLIRLRLIKDVSASEELRLWFSEDIAAHMQIPFLTPANIQRQNCYVCHLCRKSYEYPNPLKIHIATDCGQQSTGILWQRLLHSISRFNFNPNCEFQPWRTSAFRPVLSSHTTVVDLSPPHRPPPPGNLSPLQEQSHPQQHRHLHHTALVDETTMVTAAHLETIVSNMGSSKQGHICIYCGKLYSRKYGLKIHIRTHTGFKPLKCQYCLRPFGDPSNLNKHIRLHRQHDSSLYECNLCGKKLARRRDLQRHLQSRHNSNQVIESSTSSEEEGDVA; encoded by the exons GGCTACACCTTCGCCACCGATGCTACTTTCTAGGAATAGTTTGGGACCTCAGTTGGTACCCTTTGTCCCGAAGTGTAACTTAGAACTTGGTTTGAGCTTTTCCCAGCAAGATGAAAGTATAATAAGTGTTTGTGCCTTGGGGTATCTCCCCGTTGATTCCGTTTCGAAGGCGTATCCTGTGGAAGAAATATGCCAGAAAACCGCAGTGCCTGCTGGACGAAGAGTCACTATTCGGAAGTCTAGCTCGACTGGTTTATTGACTCCAAACGAAGCGGACAGTGTTATGAAGAGTTGCAACTGGATTCGATCCATTAAGTTAGCGAGTGATGTGAGAAGCTATAATGCCGTGTTGGAACTGACCTCAAACCAATTAATCAGGCTTCGATTGATCAAGGACGTGAGTGCATCAGAGGAGTTGAGATTGTGGTTCTCCGAAGATATCGCTGCACATATGCAGATTCCCTTTCTAACGCCGGCTAATATTCAAC GTCAAAATTGCTACGTGTGTCATCTGTGTCGCAAATCCTACGAGTATCCGAATCCCCTCAAGATTCATATTGCCACTGATTGTGGCCAACAGTCAACGGGTATCCTTTGGCAGCGGCTTCTACACAGCATCTCACGCTTCAACTTTAATCCCAATTGCGAGTTTCAGCCCTGGAGAACATCCGCCTTCCGTCCGGTACTAAGCTCTCATACCACTGTCGTTGATCTCTCGCCACCACATCGACCGCCTCCACCGGGCAATCTGTCTCCTCTCCAAGAACAATCCCACCCTCAACAGCATCGCCATCTTCATCACACCGCTCTCGTAGACGAAACGACTATGGTTACGGCGGCACATCTGGAAACCATCGTCAGCAACATGGGCTCCTCGAAGCAGGGCCACATTTGCATCTACTGTGGAAAACTGTACTCCCGGAAGTATGGACTGAAGATACACATCCGAACCCACACGGGATTCAAGCCTCTTAAATGCCAGTACTGCCTTCGGCCTTTCGGCGATCCGAGTAATCTGAACAAACATATCCGACTTCACCGGCAGCACGATAGTTCACTCTACGAGTGTAACTTGTGTGGAAAAAAGCTAGCCCGACGAAGAGATCTTCAGAGGCACCTGCAGTCGAGACACAACAGCAATCAGGTGATCGAAAGTTCGACGTCGTCCGAAGAGGAGGGAGATGTAGCGTGA